In Gopherus flavomarginatus isolate rGopFla2 chromosome 1, rGopFla2.mat.asm, whole genome shotgun sequence, a single genomic region encodes these proteins:
- the LOC127051672 gene encoding olfactory receptor 52K2-like, which translates to MSESNKTDFTNPSTFILLGIPGLEAAHIWISIPFCVMYAIAVLGNFTILFIVKREPSLHVPMFYFLCMLAVIDLVMSAFTLPKMLSIFWFNSREISFSACLTQIYFVHSLSGMESGILVAMAFDRYVAICNPLGYSTTLTNSVVAKIGLAVVLRSGILTLPYPFLVRQWQYCRTNIIPHFYCHQIAVVKLACTDIRISTYYSLFDLVFMIGMDGCFIAVSYIQILRAIFRLPTKDAWLKTFGTCISHLCAISALYVTDLLSSLMLQFGHNVPLHFLVLISGAYHIVPPVLHPIVYGLRTEQIWGRLLQLFTHKET; encoded by the coding sequence ATGTCAGAATCTAACAAAaccgacttcaccaacccctccaccttcatcctactTGGCATTCCTGGCCTAGAGGCAGCCCACATCTGGATCTCCATTCCCTTCTGTGTTATGTACGCCATAGCCGtgttggggaacttcaccatcctgttcattgtgaagaggGAGCCCAGCCTCCATGTGCCCAtgttctatttcctctgcatgctggctgtcatTGACCTGGTCATGTCCGCATTCACCCTAccaaaaatgctgagcatcttctggttcaattccagggaaatcagtttcagtgcctgcctcacccagatatATTTTGTTCACTCCCTATCAGGGATGGAGTCTGGAATCctcgtggccatggcttttgatcgctatgtggccatctgcaaTCCTCTGGGATATTCCACGACCCTGACAAACTCTGTTGTGGCCAAGATAGGCCTGGCCGTGGTGCTGCGCAGTGGCATACTCACATTGCCCTATCCCTTCCTGGTCAGGCAGTGGcaatattgcagaaccaacatcatcccacACTTTTATTGTCATCAGATAGCAGTGGTGAAACTGGCCTGCACTGACATCCGCATTAGTACTTACTATAGCCTGTTTGATCTTGTCTTTATGATCGGAATGGATGGATGTTTTATCGCCGTGTCCTATATTCAGATCCTCCGGGCCATCTTccgcctccccacaaaggatgcctGGCTCAAAACTTTTGGGACCTGCATCTCTCATCTTTGTGCCATCTCTGCTTTGTACGTCACAGATTTATTATCCTCCCTCATGTTACAATTTGGCCACAATGTGCCACTGCATTTCCTCGTTCTCATTAGTGGTGCGTACCACATTGTGCCTCCTGTGCTACACCCCATCGTTTACGGTCTGAGGACCGAACAGATCTGGggcaggctgctccagctctttactcataaagAGACCTAA